TCatgctgaagaagaaaatgacttTCAACTAAGCGCGGAATTGAACGATGACTGGGAGTCGTCACCTTCTAATTCCTTGCCTAAAAGAGCATCTCCTTCCAAAAATGGTACCAACTCACCTATATACCAGCATCAATTTGAACTTCATAGCCCCACAAATGAGTGTGAAGATTACAAGGACGGAATATTAAAAGCGGAAGATCGTGATTACGACATTGAGGAATATGATGAACTGAGCGATGATAGCGATGAAGAGTACGATAACTgcgaagatgaagatgatttaGACGATGCGACTTCTAGTGCATACGCGTTATGTAGATCCAAAAGTAAAGACAAGATATCATGGGACGAAGAGGAGCATGCCAGACTAATGGGCGTTGTAAAATTTAATTCAGAGCATTACAGGGACTAGGCGATACTAATTAATAATtctaataataataatactaatagAAGATATAATTACACAGCAATATATGTATTTGATTCATGACTATTTGAGTTCCATATTATGTGAGGTGGGGGGGTCTTCTCTTTAAATAGTTCATTTTACTTCACTCATGCGATGACTAGTATATacaaaagtaaaaaatgctttttttttcatgaagttttcagaaaattttgttgaatttATACAAAGTAAGGAAGATGATTTTGCAAAGAGTAATAGATTAAGAACAGATTTCGATAAAAATAGAAGGAATAAGACGCCAAGAAAACGTTCcaaaatggcaaaaaaacTTTCATCTCCGTTATCCTTTCTACCGCTCTATAATTTGTTTTCTGCGGTCGGCTGGTCTTATTTGCTCTACTTGGTCATTTTTCTCTATCCGAAGATTGGCCAGCCATCATTCTTCTACCACACTAAGAACATCGCTACCCTCATCCAATGCGGTGCTACAATTGAGATCGTAAACTCATTGTTGGGAATCGTACGCTCCCCATTGCTGACCACTGTTGCCCAGGTGTCTTCAAGATTATTAGTTGTCTTGGGTATCTTTCAATTATTGCCAAATACCAGCGGAGTTCAATCAATTGTTTACATAACATTACTATTGGCATGGTCTATAACCGAGATTGTAAGATACTTATACTATTTTTTCACGTTAGTGTTTGAAAATGGCGCGCCAAAAATCTTAATCCTATTGAGATATAATTTATTCTGGGTCCTATATCCTACAGGTGTTGCCAGCGAATTACGCATTATTTATTGCGCTCTGAATGTAGCCGAAGCTCAGTATTCCTTGctttacaagaaaatattgGTGGCTGCCATGCTAGCGTATATTCCGGGCTTTCCAATGTTATTCTTACATATGGTAACacaaagaaggaaagtCATGAAAAGTTTGAAATCTGCATTCGGGAAGAAACTTATCTGAATgttaaaaagaaactttgtATGTAGTATGTCTATAAACAAATTAGTGCCTTTATATCGAAATTGCTTTGACGTTCTTGTTATTATCGATATTACATCGAGGTGTATGGGCTTAATGTTCAGTAAAATTGCGAAAAGTGGCCAGTTTAACCAATTTCTGAAGAGATCCGAATACAATTCAGAACTACCTTGACAAGAAACTGAAACGCCATTCCTTTAAGGTGCACTCAAATTTTCATGCTACAATTGAAGTTTTTATGGCCAGTGGCCAGAATGACGCCTATTTGTAGGCCATTTGCCAATTATTCACTCAGAACTTTGGCCACAACTTCAAGCATTAGTAACACGAGGACCAAGGTCCGTAATCTGGACACGACACCACTAAAGTTGTCAAATGAATTATATGCAGTTTTCAGAATTCATAACCGCCCATATTTGGTAACGAAGGGCGACCGAGTTATTCTTCCGTTCAAGTTGAAACAAGCGGAAGTGGGTGATGTGTTAAACATGACGGATGTGACAACTTTAGGATCCCGCAACTATAAGCTTGTCGACTCTCCCATTGAGGCTGGTCTATATACTTTGAAAGCAACCGTCGTAGGGAAGACCAAAAGGGCTTTTCAGAGCAGGGAGGTAACGAAGAGAAGAAACAGACGAGTACGTCATGCTAACAGCAAAGGTGATTTGACAATTTTAAGGATATCAGAGCTGAGCGTAAACTGAACATAcgtataaatatatatacgtacGTATATGGTCATGTAAATAACTATAAAGTATAAGTCTTTTCTCTCTAGCATTTTTAAACCCATTCAATTCCTGGCGGACGCGCTTAGGACGATGTTTCTCTTTCATATGATgacaattgaaaatgaagcaTCTGATCGATCGCTccaccaaaagaaaaaagaaaggtgGATGGAGGTAACACCATTACTACAATAACACAAGTGAACTAGCGAACTCGTCTGAGTGTACCTTTAAATGCCGTTTCTGAGGAAGATAGCAGGAACTGCGCATACACACTCCCGGTCTGACTCGAACTCATCGATAAAATTTGGTCATCAGCCGACTAATTCCGTTGGATCAACTAAAAGTTCAAGCAAGAGTCCCCGAGCAACATCTCGAAAAAGTATTTACGATGATATTAGAAATCAATTCCCTAACCTCACTCCCAGTACCACTTCCCATTTTTGCGAAACCACACCAGCGACTGAGAAATCCTTTAATTGGACCATGGATGACTATATCTCAGCAACAACCCTTGAAACTCCGACGAGCGGTCCAAGCACTGTATGTAAAGGTGAGAATGGACCTGGTTGCTTCTCCGATTCGAGGAAATCCTCCGGCAGTAATAGTGTAAACAGTTTATCGTTTGATAAGTTGATCTTATCGTGGGATCCTACAGACCCTGATGAATGGACAATGCATCGCGTCACCTCATGGTTCAAATTTCATGATTTCCCAGAATCCTGGACAgtgtttttcaaaaaacaTCAGCTGTTTGGCCACAGATTCATAAAGCTGCTTGCGTATGATAATTTCGCTGTTTATGAAAAGTATTTACCGCAGACAAAGACAGCTTCATACACCAGATTTCAAcagttattgaaaaaaacaatgacCAAGAATGTAACCAATAGTCATATACGTCAGAAAAGCGCGAGTAAAATGAAAGGTTCCAGGTCTTCCAGTGAatcaatcaaatcaaaactCAAAAATAGTAAATCACAAGAAGATATTTCGAATTCAAGGTCAACTTCAGAGTCCGCATTGAGCCCAACAAGATCGGGTCCCCCCAAGACAGATGAAAGAGCCTTTTTACATTCTACTCAAACGCACCAGAAGACGAAAAGCGCAAGTTCTCTATACAGAAGAAGCTTCATATCCTTGAGGGGTTCATCATCAAGCAGTGTTCCCTCAGTGAAATCTCCTTCAAATATCAAATTAAGCATACCAGCTCGGCCAAACTCAATTATTGAACCTAACAGTACACTCAACGGGTCAACTAGCCCACCTGCATCCCCTTCATACCCTAGCATTTTTAGAAGACATCATAAAAGTAGTTCATCTGAATCCTCATTATTAAATTCTCTTTTTGGTACCGGAATAGGTGAGGAACCTTCAAACAAGCCTAACTCACAAGCTCATAGTCTATCTAGTGAAAATTTAGCCAAAGGAAAACCTAAACACTACGAAACTAATGTATCTTCG
Above is a window of Saccharomyces kudriavzevii IFO 1802 strain IFO1802 genome assembly, chromosome: 10 DNA encoding:
- the MRPL49 gene encoding mitochondrial 54S ribosomal protein bL21m (similar to Saccharomyces cerevisiae MRPL49 (YJL096W); ancestral locus Anc_1.270) produces the protein MLQLKFLWPVARMTPICRPFANYSLRTLATTSSISNTRTKVRNLDTTPLKLSNELYAVFRIHNRPYLVTKGDRVILPFKLKQAEVGDVLNMTDVTTLGSRNYKLVDSPIEAGLYTLKATVVGKTKRAFQSREVTKRRNRRVRHANSKGDLTILRISELSVN
- the PHS1 gene encoding enoyl-CoA hydratase PHS1 (similar to Saccharomyces cerevisiae PHS1 (YJL097W); ancestral locus Anc_1.269), coding for MAKKLSSPLSFLPLYNLFSAVGWSYLLYLVIFLYPKIGQPSFFYHTKNIATLIQCGATIEIVNSLLGIVRSPLLTTVAQVSSRLLVVLGIFQLLPNTSGVQSIVYITLLLAWSITEIVRYLYYFFTLVFENGAPKILILLRYNLFWVLYPTGVASELRIIYCALNVAEAQYSLLYKKILVAAMLAYIPGFPMLFLHMVTQRRKVMKSLKSAFGKKLI